A single region of the Chelonoidis abingdonii isolate Lonesome George chromosome 23, CheloAbing_2.0, whole genome shotgun sequence genome encodes:
- the SRM gene encoding spermidine synthase yields MEPGAAAGAIREGWFRETCSLWPGQALSLQVEELLHQQRSRYQEILVFRSKTYGNVLVLDGVIQCTERDEFSYQEMIANLPLCSHPNPRKVLIIGGGDGGVLREVVKHPSVDSVVQCEIDEDVILVSKKYLPGMAVGYSSPKLTLHVGDGFEFMKQNQEAFDVIITDSSDPMGPAESLFKESYYQLMKTALREDGILCCQGECQWLHLDLIKEMRQFCKSLFPVVEYAYCTIPTYPSGQIGFMLCSKNPSTNFREPMQQLSQQQVEKMNLKYYNSDIHQAAFILPEFARKALSDV; encoded by the exons ATGGAGCCCGGGGCGGCGGCCGGGGCCATCCGCGAGGGCTGGTTCCGGGAGACCTGCAGCCTGTGGCCCGGTCAGGCGCTGTCGCTGCAGGTGGAGGAGCTGCTGCACCAGCAGCGCTCCCGCTACCAGGAGATCCTGGTCTTCCGGAG TAAGACCTACGGCAACGTGCTGGTGCTGGATGGGGTGATCCAGTGCACCGAGAGAGATGAGTTCTCCTACCAGGAGATGATTGCCAACCTACCTCTCTGCAGCCACCCAAATCCCCGCAAG GTGCTAATTATTGGTGGTGGCGATGGGGGAGTGTTAAGAGAAGTGGTCAAGCACCCATCCGTGGATTCTGTGGTGCAGTGTGAAATTGATGAG GATGTGATCCTGGTATCGAAGAAATACCTCCCGGGGATGGCGGTAGGCTATTCCAGCCCCAAGCTGACCCTGCATGTTGGGGACGGCTTTGAGTTCATGAAACAGAACCAAGAAGCCTTTGATGTGATTATCACAGACTCCTCCGACCCCATGG GTCCCGCGGAGAGCTTGTTCAAAGAATCCTACTACCAGCTGATGAAGACGGCTCTGCGAGAGGATGGGATTCTCTGCTGCCAAG GTGAATGCCAGTGGCTGCATCTGGATCTCATCAAGGAGATGCGTCAGTTTTGCAAGTCTCTGTTCCCTGTGGTGGAATACGCTTACTGCACCATCCCTACGTATCCCAGCGGGCAGATCGGCTTCATGCTGTGCAGTAAGAACCCA AGCACAAATTTCCGGGAGCCCATGCAGCAGCTCTCGCAACAGCAAGTGGAAAAGATGAACCTGAAATACTACAACTCTGACATCCATCAGGCAGCTTTCATCCTACCTGAGTTTGCACGGAAG GCCTTGAGTGATGTGTGA
- the EXOSC10 gene encoding exosome complex component 10 isoform X1, with the protein MAAAGGWGSRSAAVKTGRIMDTGSGGSTEEPPGGCSDTVLPGFRDADSFVKHALGTMVAATKASNGLPQPGDEYDFYRSFPGFRAYCETQGDRLLHCMSKVMQYHGCRSHIKDRSKATELEDKFDLLVDSNDVILERVGILLDEAAGVNKNQQPILPAGMQLPKTIVSSWNRKSGESHRTKSETFRLLHAKNITRPQLRFREKIDNSNAPFVPKLFVKPNALKPLPEALAKSRRERKERPEDLDVPAALADFLHQQRTQQTEQDMFAHPYQYELEHFVPPDEALEKPQLQMYRPVEDTPCHFISTLDELVELNEKLVSCREFAVDLEHHSYRSFLGLTCLMQISTRMEDFIIDTLELRSDMYILNEAFTDPAIVKVLHGADSDVEWLQKDFGLYLVNMFDTHQAARLLNLGRHSLDHLLKLFCHVETDKRYQLADWRIRPLPEEMIQYARDDTHYLLYIYDKVREALWERGNGQPTQLQVVWQRSKDICLKKYIKPIFSEDSYLELYRRQKKHLNTQQLTALKLLFAWRDKMARQEDESTGYVLPNHMLMKIAEELPKEPQGIIACCNPIPPLVRQQINEMHLLIQQAREMPLLKSETGTVVKKKGSVPNPERLENHLFGPHDNSRVPLDDIQNPSALEPAPVLECGSLFSDSEGEMDGTRILPNSTCLVATATISIFNEPDVDEGNEKNLTVAQQKAQRIMESFENPFRMYLPSEQNPAHISQSAKFDPSSKIYEISNRWKLMSQAQLQKEAKEEAKKKAVQQRAAREQMQKECKATAENIVSVRQQAAQEQASKKRERVTSEPGTDTPKQEKKRPKASQQPEEQEMPKQFTPFDYSKSNFKVFAGNSKSKQSSQFDPAKQAHTGKKFSGANKLQHPAGSKSMSYLTGKSDRGSKHSWPKR; encoded by the exons catGCACTTGGCACTATGGTGGCTGCTACTAAGGCATCTAATGGGCTCCCTCAGCCTGGAGATGAATATGACTTCTATCGCAGTTTTCCTGGATTCCGGGCATACTGTGAAACACAAGGTGACAGGCTGCTTCACTG TATGAGCAAGGTGATGCAGTATCATGGCTGTCGCAGTCACATCAAGGATCGCAGCAAAGCAACAGAGCTGGAAGATAAATTTGATTTGCTGGTTGACTCCAATGATGTAATTCTTGAAAGAGTG GGTATTTTACTGGATGAAGCAGCAGGAGTGAACAAGAACCAGCAGCCTATCCTCCCTGCAGGGATGCAACTCCCAAAGACAATTGTTTCCAGCTGGAACCGTAAG aGTGGAGAATCCCACAGAACAAAGTCTGAAACCTTCCGGTTGTTACATGCCAAGAATATCACTCGACCACAGCTCAGATTTCGAGAGAAGATTGACAATTCCAACGCTCCTTTTGTACCTAAGCTTTTTGTCAAACCCAACGCTCTGAAACCGCTGCCTGAAG CACTCGCAAAAAGCAGGCGGGAGCGAAAGGAGCGTCCTGAAGACCTGGATGTACCAGCTGCTCTGGCTGATTTCCTCCATCAACAGAGAACTCAGCAGACTGAACAAGACAT GTTTGCTCATCCTTACCAGTATGAACTGGAGCACTTTGTTCCACCAGATGAAGCTCTCGAGAAACCACAACTTCAG ATGTACAGGCCTGTTGAAGACACACCCTGCCATTTCATCTCCACCTTGGATGAGTTGGTAGAACTGAACGAAAAGCTTGTAAGCTGCAGAGAATTTGCTGTGGATTTGGAG CACCATTCCTATAGGAGTTTCCTGGGCTTGACATGTCTGATGCAGATTTCCACCCGGATGGAAGATTTTATTATTGACACCCTGGAGCTACGTAGTGACATGTATATTTTGAATGAGGCCTTCACAGACCCTGCTATTGTGAAG GTCCTTCATGGTGCCGACTCAGATGTGGAGTGGCTACAGAAAGATTTTGGTCTGTACTTAGTGAACATGTTTGATACTCACCAGGCTGCGCGTCTCCTCAACCTTGGCAGGCACTCCCTGGACCACTTGCTAAAACTCTTTTGCCACGTGGAAACTGACAAGCGGTATCAGCTGGCTGACTGGAGGATTCG CCCTTTGCCAGAGGAAATGATCCAGTACGCCCGAGACGACACTCACTACCTGCTCTACATTTATGATAAAGTGAGAGAGGCACTGTGGGAGAGAGGAAATGGACAGCCCACTCAGCTGCAGGTGGTGTGGCAGCGCAGCAAGGACATCTGCCTGAAG AAATACATCAAACCCATCTTCTCAGAGGACTCCTACCTTGAGCTCTACAGGAGGCAGAAAAAGCATCTCAACACACAGCAGCTAACAGCTCTTAAATTGCTCTTTGCCTGGAGGGACAAGATGGCACGCCAAGAGGATGAGAGTACAGG GTATGTGCTACCAAACCATATGCTAATGAAGATAGCAGAGGAACTGCCCAA AGAACCCCAGGGCATCATTGCTTGCTGCAACCCGATCCCACCACTAGTCCGCCAACAGATCAACGAAATGCATCTCCTCATCCAACAGGCCCGAGAGATGCCTCTGCTCAAG TCTGAAACTGGAACGGTGGTAAAGAAGAAAGGGTCTGTGCCCAACCCAGAG AGGCTGGAGAATCATTTGTTTGGACCTCATGACAATTCACGTGTTCCTCTGGATGATATTCAGAACCCCTCAGCCTTAG aACCTGCACCAGTTCTGGAATGTGGGAGCCTCTTTTCAGACAGCGAGGGGGAGATGGACGGCACAAGGATATTACCCAATTCCACATGTCTTGTTGCTACAGCCACCATCAGTATATTCAAT GAGCCTGATGTGGATGAAGGGAATGAGAAGAACTTAACAGTCGCACAGCAGAAGGCTCAGCGCATAATGGAGTCCTTTGAAAATCCGTTTAGAATG taTCTGCCTTCAGAACAGAATCCTGCCCACATCTCACAATCAGCAAAGTTTGACCCATCATCAAAAATTTATGAA ATCAGCAATCGGTGGAAGTTGATGAGTCAGGCACAACTGCAGAAGGAGGCAAAGGAAGAAGCCAAAAAGAAAGCAGTACAGCAGAGAG CCGCCCGTGAACAGATGCAGAAGGAGTGCAAAGCAACAGCAGAGAATATTGTCTCAGTCCGTCAGCAAGCTGCG CAGGAACAGGCCAGCAAGAAGAGGGAGAGAGTCACCAGTGAACCAGGAACAGATACCCCAAAACAAGAGAAGAAACGGCCAAAAGCCTCccagcagccagaggagcaggaaatgccaaagcagttcaccccctttgattacagcaaGTCTAACTTCAAGGTGTTCGCTG GAAACAGCAAATCCAAGCAGTCATCCCAGTTTGATCCAGCCAAGCAGGCCCACACAGGCAAG AAATTCTCTGGAGCCAACAAACTTCAACACCCAGCTGGAAGTAAAAGCATGTCCTACCTGACAGGGAAAAGTGATCG GGGCTCCAAGCACAGCTGGCCAAAAAGATAG
- the EXOSC10 gene encoding exosome complex component 10 isoform X2, translating into MVAATKASNGLPQPGDEYDFYRSFPGFRAYCETQGDRLLHCMSKVMQYHGCRSHIKDRSKATELEDKFDLLVDSNDVILERVGILLDEAAGVNKNQQPILPAGMQLPKTIVSSWNRKSGESHRTKSETFRLLHAKNITRPQLRFREKIDNSNAPFVPKLFVKPNALKPLPEALAKSRRERKERPEDLDVPAALADFLHQQRTQQTEQDMFAHPYQYELEHFVPPDEALEKPQLQMYRPVEDTPCHFISTLDELVELNEKLVSCREFAVDLEHHSYRSFLGLTCLMQISTRMEDFIIDTLELRSDMYILNEAFTDPAIVKVLHGADSDVEWLQKDFGLYLVNMFDTHQAARLLNLGRHSLDHLLKLFCHVETDKRYQLADWRIRPLPEEMIQYARDDTHYLLYIYDKVREALWERGNGQPTQLQVVWQRSKDICLKKYIKPIFSEDSYLELYRRQKKHLNTQQLTALKLLFAWRDKMARQEDESTGYVLPNHMLMKIAEELPKEPQGIIACCNPIPPLVRQQINEMHLLIQQAREMPLLKSETGTVVKKKGSVPNPERLENHLFGPHDNSRVPLDDIQNPSALEPAPVLECGSLFSDSEGEMDGTRILPNSTCLVATATISIFNEPDVDEGNEKNLTVAQQKAQRIMESFENPFRMYLPSEQNPAHISQSAKFDPSSKIYEISNRWKLMSQAQLQKEAKEEAKKKAVQQRAAREQMQKECKATAENIVSVRQQAAQEQASKKRERVTSEPGTDTPKQEKKRPKASQQPEEQEMPKQFTPFDYSKSNFKVFAGNSKSKQSSQFDPAKQAHTGKKFSGANKLQHPAGSKSMSYLTGKSDRGSKHSWPKR; encoded by the exons ATGGTGGCTGCTACTAAGGCATCTAATGGGCTCCCTCAGCCTGGAGATGAATATGACTTCTATCGCAGTTTTCCTGGATTCCGGGCATACTGTGAAACACAAGGTGACAGGCTGCTTCACTG TATGAGCAAGGTGATGCAGTATCATGGCTGTCGCAGTCACATCAAGGATCGCAGCAAAGCAACAGAGCTGGAAGATAAATTTGATTTGCTGGTTGACTCCAATGATGTAATTCTTGAAAGAGTG GGTATTTTACTGGATGAAGCAGCAGGAGTGAACAAGAACCAGCAGCCTATCCTCCCTGCAGGGATGCAACTCCCAAAGACAATTGTTTCCAGCTGGAACCGTAAG aGTGGAGAATCCCACAGAACAAAGTCTGAAACCTTCCGGTTGTTACATGCCAAGAATATCACTCGACCACAGCTCAGATTTCGAGAGAAGATTGACAATTCCAACGCTCCTTTTGTACCTAAGCTTTTTGTCAAACCCAACGCTCTGAAACCGCTGCCTGAAG CACTCGCAAAAAGCAGGCGGGAGCGAAAGGAGCGTCCTGAAGACCTGGATGTACCAGCTGCTCTGGCTGATTTCCTCCATCAACAGAGAACTCAGCAGACTGAACAAGACAT GTTTGCTCATCCTTACCAGTATGAACTGGAGCACTTTGTTCCACCAGATGAAGCTCTCGAGAAACCACAACTTCAG ATGTACAGGCCTGTTGAAGACACACCCTGCCATTTCATCTCCACCTTGGATGAGTTGGTAGAACTGAACGAAAAGCTTGTAAGCTGCAGAGAATTTGCTGTGGATTTGGAG CACCATTCCTATAGGAGTTTCCTGGGCTTGACATGTCTGATGCAGATTTCCACCCGGATGGAAGATTTTATTATTGACACCCTGGAGCTACGTAGTGACATGTATATTTTGAATGAGGCCTTCACAGACCCTGCTATTGTGAAG GTCCTTCATGGTGCCGACTCAGATGTGGAGTGGCTACAGAAAGATTTTGGTCTGTACTTAGTGAACATGTTTGATACTCACCAGGCTGCGCGTCTCCTCAACCTTGGCAGGCACTCCCTGGACCACTTGCTAAAACTCTTTTGCCACGTGGAAACTGACAAGCGGTATCAGCTGGCTGACTGGAGGATTCG CCCTTTGCCAGAGGAAATGATCCAGTACGCCCGAGACGACACTCACTACCTGCTCTACATTTATGATAAAGTGAGAGAGGCACTGTGGGAGAGAGGAAATGGACAGCCCACTCAGCTGCAGGTGGTGTGGCAGCGCAGCAAGGACATCTGCCTGAAG AAATACATCAAACCCATCTTCTCAGAGGACTCCTACCTTGAGCTCTACAGGAGGCAGAAAAAGCATCTCAACACACAGCAGCTAACAGCTCTTAAATTGCTCTTTGCCTGGAGGGACAAGATGGCACGCCAAGAGGATGAGAGTACAGG GTATGTGCTACCAAACCATATGCTAATGAAGATAGCAGAGGAACTGCCCAA AGAACCCCAGGGCATCATTGCTTGCTGCAACCCGATCCCACCACTAGTCCGCCAACAGATCAACGAAATGCATCTCCTCATCCAACAGGCCCGAGAGATGCCTCTGCTCAAG TCTGAAACTGGAACGGTGGTAAAGAAGAAAGGGTCTGTGCCCAACCCAGAG AGGCTGGAGAATCATTTGTTTGGACCTCATGACAATTCACGTGTTCCTCTGGATGATATTCAGAACCCCTCAGCCTTAG aACCTGCACCAGTTCTGGAATGTGGGAGCCTCTTTTCAGACAGCGAGGGGGAGATGGACGGCACAAGGATATTACCCAATTCCACATGTCTTGTTGCTACAGCCACCATCAGTATATTCAAT GAGCCTGATGTGGATGAAGGGAATGAGAAGAACTTAACAGTCGCACAGCAGAAGGCTCAGCGCATAATGGAGTCCTTTGAAAATCCGTTTAGAATG taTCTGCCTTCAGAACAGAATCCTGCCCACATCTCACAATCAGCAAAGTTTGACCCATCATCAAAAATTTATGAA ATCAGCAATCGGTGGAAGTTGATGAGTCAGGCACAACTGCAGAAGGAGGCAAAGGAAGAAGCCAAAAAGAAAGCAGTACAGCAGAGAG CCGCCCGTGAACAGATGCAGAAGGAGTGCAAAGCAACAGCAGAGAATATTGTCTCAGTCCGTCAGCAAGCTGCG CAGGAACAGGCCAGCAAGAAGAGGGAGAGAGTCACCAGTGAACCAGGAACAGATACCCCAAAACAAGAGAAGAAACGGCCAAAAGCCTCccagcagccagaggagcaggaaatgccaaagcagttcaccccctttgattacagcaaGTCTAACTTCAAGGTGTTCGCTG GAAACAGCAAATCCAAGCAGTCATCCCAGTTTGATCCAGCCAAGCAGGCCCACACAGGCAAG AAATTCTCTGGAGCCAACAAACTTCAACACCCAGCTGGAAGTAAAAGCATGTCCTACCTGACAGGGAAAAGTGATCG GGGCTCCAAGCACAGCTGGCCAAAAAGATAG